From the genome of Streptomyces xanthophaeus:
GGAACAGGTGTCCGCGGCACTGACGGCCCTCGCCGGGAGCCACGGCGTGGACGAGCTGATCGTCAACACCCTGACCTGCGACCCGGCCGACCGCCGACGCTCGTACGAGCTGCTCGCCGAGGCCTTCGCCCTCCCGGGCCCCGATCCGCGATCCGCAGCTGCCCCGGTGGGAGCCTCCGGACCGGCTCTCAGGGGTCAGGAGCGGTCGAGGCCCCAGGTCTGGAGCGCGTAGGCCCGGCCCTTCTCCTCGCCCGTGATCAACGGCACGTCGAGGAGGCGGAAACCGGCCCGGGTGGCCACGCCGACGCTGGAGGCGTTCTCGGCCTCCAGCTCCAGGATCACCCGGTCCACGCCCAGCTGCTCGAAGGCGTACGCGGCCATGACCCGCACCGCGCGGGCGGCCAGCCCCTGGCCCCGGTGCGCCGGACCGAGCGCGTATCCGAGCTCCGTGCCCTCGGGCGCGCGCTTGAGCATCACCTCGCCGAGCGGGGCGCCGCCGTCGACGGTGATGGCCAGCAGGAGGGCCGTACCCTCCTTGCGCAGCTCCCGCGCCCGGTTCAGACGGTTGCGGGCGGCCTCGTCGTCGAAGGGGGAGACGATCGGCGTCCAGTACGCGATGTCGGGGTGGTCGAAGAGCCCGGGCATCGACGCCAGGTCCGCCGCCGTCCAGTCGCGCAGGACCAGGC
Proteins encoded in this window:
- a CDS encoding GNAT family N-acetyltransferase; amino-acid sequence: MSSTTPSFPDRMELTGEGLVLRDWTAADLASMPGLFDHPDIAYWTPIVSPFDDEAARNRLNRARELRKEGTALLLAITVDGGAPLGEVMLKRAPEGTELGYALGPAHRGQGLAARAVRVMAAYAFEQLGVDRVILELEAENASSVGVATRAGFRLLDVPLITGEEKGRAYALQTWGLDRS